DNA from Prunus persica cultivar Lovell chromosome G6, Prunus_persica_NCBIv2, whole genome shotgun sequence:
TGGGTATTACAAGGAAAGTAGCTGTTACGCGTCAAGTAGTGTATCATCACATAAGTGCAAGCTGTCGTTTTAAATGCAACCCCCCTGTAAATacagtaatttttttaaaaaaaattttgccagtcttttctttttcctttttgcaattgaattaattaattaatttgtttgtagttttctttttgctgaACAATTTGTTTGGCGTTTGATGTAGAAACTAATCTTGGTTTTGTTTCGAAcccaaaatttatttatttttaaaataatgaaattgcaTTTGTAGTTCAATTCAAGTGATTAAAAATAGTTATTTTTGTAGAGTGATGTTAAacaaattctaaaattaactgagtacacatTACTACCAaagtatttattgaattactaatttatcctaatataaaatgacctattgaattgtaaaataaatgtaattttaataaatacacCCTCCTAACACGGATCCTctacttgatttttcttttgtatttgaaGTCATGGTTCGAATCCCCCTCTTTAATATtgttgctttatttttatttttttttagtaaatacTACGAGGTGTCTCTACGCCCTCAAAGAATGAGGATGTAGTGTGGGAGAGAGGAATGTGGGCGGAGTGAGCAGTGACTATTTTCCCTTAATTACTTAGgtgtgatttatttttttacttttgtaaTGTagcaaattttattaataaatcctcattatattatattgtgaggTTCTAACATTTTTTGTTGTAGACACGCTCCGCGTGGCTTAAAGATTTCTCATGTTTGCAATTGTATTTGTTGAGAAACTAACaattgatatttttctttcagtcAAGTTTTTGAAGGAGATTTTTCAAATAGCAAGAGTGTTGAATTTGTTCCCACTCGGACTTGCTCGTTGAAGTCCCTCCAACTTTATCATCCTCCTTTTGCTTTCAATTCTTGTACCAAAAGAATCCCAGGcctgaggaaaaaaaaagaaggaaaaacaattaaagcatataaaaacaaatcaaatatctATGAAAGCCAACTTGTTTGCTCAAATTGTAGAAAGTTAGGGCCCGTCTAGTAAcgttttaagaaaataaaaatgagaaaacgaatttgcattttcaagattCAAAAATGCATTTAGTAGCTTAATTGCAAAATTatttcagaaaacaaaaacagtgaAAATATGCTGGTAGAACTAtttaagaataataaaataaaaacaatatatatatatgtaacttcctttcgtttttattcttcattaAAATGTATTGTCTAATTACTATGTTTTGACAAAAACTATGGGAGTTAATTTTAATAGTCGTGtttttattatgaatttttatagTCCTTTTTGTTAATATCTCATTAATATTATGCAATtctaaagtttaaaaaaaaaatctaaaactatgGCCTAATATATGGTGACCCAATCTAAAACTATGGCCTAATACTATGCAATTctcattaatatatatatatatatatatttccctTTGAAGTCATAAATGATCATCCCCTTCGACAAATATCCATCTAGTTTCATCGAGCCATGGTCGGTGGTGGATGATTTTTCGGAAGGTTCAATTGGGTTTGCCATTGGTGGTTCAATTCGGTCTCAATTGGGCTGTGGTTCCGCTGGATTTAAATTGGTGGTTGTTGGTTCTAGTGATTGGGTTTAACGACTGTCTCTAGTGGTTTGGATGGGTATGTGGTGGTTACAGTGGCTAGCTGGCTATAACTATAGTGGGTCTcatgagtttttctatttaaaccccatacttttctttgttcaccccaatacttaaatcattaagcttttaagttttattattgtgtaaaaagacaaaaaagaacatCCAACTTATTATTGTGTTTAAACCATACTTTTCTTTGATTGCTGATTGCTCAAATTAAGAACATAATTCACTgttatcaacaacaaaaaaacagaaaccacTGCCTGCAAAGTCCAGGCAATCATCGAGCTCTCTCATGACTGCTCTTCATTTGTCATTCATGAAGACATAAAGATACCCACTTGTAATTCTATCCCCATCCTCAGTAGTTGGTTTGGTATTTCTTCAAGTTTTggttacatttttcttttatttgggTTTCTTATCATATGGGTTCTTGGTGATTGTTAATTGTATTTGTGCAAATGGGTTTTTAGAAGTTAcgttaagtttttttattttattttttcttgttgcattagtttttatttatgttcttaAGGATTCTAGTAATTACTAACTTAGGTGCTTAAATTCATAGTGTTAATTAtgcaatttgttttcatttggttTTGGACGACTGGGATAAAAATTGGTGGCTTTAGCCTAGTGTGGTTGTGGAAATTGATGGAACCCTAAGAAAAGAATAAGGAGAGCCATTTCAAAAGAGATGGACCAAGAAAAGATTGAGGTGCCTAAAACTCCTGCCGCACCAAACACTCGGAGAAGGGCTCCAGTTGCTCGACATAACACCACATAGAAGGAGAAAGTAGGGTGTGAGGTTgttgagtttttttaaaatattttttttcatgggTGTGTATTTAAGGGTAGTTTGGGAAGACAATGGGGTTTActtagaaattataaaatttttaattaaaatatagagtaaacttaaaatatgaaatgaacaaaaaaaaatacgaggtttaaataaaaaaatttgaatttcattcGTGGAATTCGTTGttgttttcagaaaatgaaaacagaatACAACCCCATAATTCACTATTGAATGGGCACTTACTAACTGAATCTCAACATCAATTCCTCTTTACATCCCCTGCATCATGGAAATCTGCAACttcaaaatcatttataaataaataaatcaataattaaaaatatcgGATTTGAAGTGAGAGCGCTGGTCTTGCAAGGGACTAGAAACTAACCTCCAGATGGAATAGTCGTAAaccttgacccaaaaaaataaaataaagaagatgGAATAGTGGTAAACAAATTCAAGTCCAAGCGAAACATGGATAAGACAAGTGGTTTATCACAAACTCGTCCCCGTGCTTTTTTCATAAGCCTCTGCTTTCTCTCCCACTTTCCGAgttgtatttgttttgtttttaaatttttctatttaaatcctacattttttttaaaatttttatacttaaatcattaagctcttaaattttattattgtataaaaagacaaaaaagattGTCTAACTTAATACTTAATCCTACTACATTTACACACACACTtcaccactcttcatattcagttttataaaaatacaaactcCTCTACACCCTATTGCCAGAttactgttttttttcatCCGACCTATTGGATTTTGTGaacttttataaattttgaaacaTGAAGTATCCTTTGCAcctaagaaaaaaagaacgTGAAATAtcctaaattttcttttagtatGCCAGTTTGTTTGATGATGAGAACTTACATATCAATTTAACTGTCAATATTTCTCTATCAAAACCTCCTAGTTCAttctcaatttttaaaataataataataataataaaataatgttgCTATTTTATCTCTTTAAGTAATGTGAGATTGATGTAAACTTAGAGTAGTGAGGGACAAGATAGCTGGAATGTGGGGTGTGGGGTGTGAGGTTGATgacttttgtatttttttttcttctggtaTGTGTGTATTTAGAGGTAGTTTGATAAGATATTagggttttcttagaaattgtgaaaatttaaattaaaaattggggtgaacaaagagaagtgcggaatttaaatacaaaaactctttttttttttcttttcttttcatttatttcGTTCGTTTTACAAAACTACCCATTCTTATTATCAAACATAATTTAACGACagctattcattttttttgtttcaaggATGTTTCTGcccaattattttttggtgaagCCTGTGACCTCAACTGCTTTATGCCTCGCTTTATGTTGTCTATATAATGGAAAACTTAAGCACCTCGGTGACATGTTCAATGCTGCTGAGCATATCATTTtggcaattttttttcccataaGAAAATAAGCATGTGGCACCAAACGTGTCCAAAAAGTGAACTACAATGTGGGGGCCACACAAAGCCACGTTTAAAATTGACAATGGCAGCAGTTACAATGTCAAGAAACTACTCCTCTTATGCTCTTCATAGGATGCTCTCTGCTCCACTTTCTTCTGCCCTCCTCCATTGAAGCATATAATCAGCCTCACCTcaggtatttttatattttgcatgtttcttttctcttttccttttttattatttttttcacttattTATATCTCTCTAGTATTTTCTTCTTGGCTGCTTGATCACAGTGAAATCTGGTATTATTTGATCTTATTTTCTGAGATGAACACCCCAATCGTTCTTTACTCTTGGTTGTTCAgtatagtttttgtttttgtgagaTGAAATTGTCTTCTTCTTGTGATGTGATGTGATGTGATGTGATGCATGCAATTGCAGAGCCTAGCTTTTACACATGTCTCTGCATTTATCTGAGTTTTGACACAAGTCTTCATCCTGCACAAAACTGTTCATCGAGTACAGAGTTCATATTGAGTTGTagtgtttcttctttttatcttttttttttttttttttttttcctgaagaGGCAACTTGCCGAAGGTAATGTTAGCTGGAACAGAACAGAAAATGGAcgagttttctgtttctcaAATCAAACTTCAGATccctatatgaaatgaaatctgattttttttccccttttatttatttatttgtttttcttgggatattattttgattaggTGAAGTTGGAAATTAATTATGATTGAAAACTCCTCTGCATGCAGAAACTCAACTGATTTCTGTGTTCTTTGGAGTGCAGGGGGCTGATTATTGAGCATCTATTCTTACAACAACATTCTCCATTTTATGCTAAAATGGTAGCTTCTGACGAATCTGGAAGCATCGGCTATGATAATGACAATTTCGAATTCGAATTCGAACCCGAACAGCCACTAGAACCGCAAGAAGAATCATCCCAAGACGACTCACATCATTCCATGGGTAATAATACCAAACAGAATTCAATATTCTCCCTCACTCTGGATGAAATCCAATGCAAGAGTGGGAGGAATTTTGGGTCCATGAACATGGATGAGTTCCTTGCCAACATTTGGAgtgttgaagaagaaaatcaaacacaaCAACAACCCAGCCAATGTGACCAAGACGCCAGTGACAAAGACACAACTATCAACCCCAGTACTCTGTCCCGGCAGGGCTCGTTCTCCATCCCTATCCCGCTTTGCAAGAAAACCGTGGACGAGGTCTGGTCGGAAATCGAAAGAAGTCGACCACAACACCATGACCCTGACAACAACATTAGCGACTCTGTACCTCCGCAGCGCCAGCAAACAATCGGAGAAATTACTCTAGAAGATTTCCTCGTAAAAGCCGGGGTTGTTCAAGAATCTCCCTCCAAGTCCAAGCCTCCTCCTCTGAAGAAGATGGAAAGTACCCTAATTCAACAGCAATGTGGTGACACTAATATGGGAAACGAGATCAGCATATGTTTGGATGCAAGTTTTGGAATTGGGAGACAGTTGTTTGGTTCAGGATTTTTTAATCTCCAAAATGATGTGCCAAGCAATTTGTCCGGGAATGGATACGCAATAGGTGCTACATACCCAATGTTGGGTAGACAGAGTAAAGTGATTGTGGGAGAACCATCTTGTGTTAGTGCAATTGAGAAATGCCATAGCTTGCCGGAATCGAGCAGTGGGGGTGGAgcaaagaacaagaagaggaTAATAGATGGTCCACCGGAGGTAGTAGTCGAGCGGAGGCAACGCAGGATGATCAAGAATCGAGAGTCAGCAGCAAGGTCTCGTGCCAGGAAACAGGTAATTTTTATATCAataaaatttacaaataatttGCAAGTAATATCATAAAGAAAACATAGAAATGGAAATGTTTATAATCAAATTATTCTACTGCTTATAGGCATATACAGTGGAACTGGAAGCTGAGCTGAATCAACTTAAAGAGGAGAACACAAAGCTGAAGCAGAATGTGGTACTACacaagaaaatttatttcttgcTTTAAAAGACAATTGTCCAAGTGCACTAATGAAACAGTTTTCACCTTTTGGAACAGGC
Protein-coding regions in this window:
- the LOC18774616 gene encoding ABSCISIC ACID-INSENSITIVE 5-like protein 1 isoform X2, with the protein product MLFIGCSLLHFLLPSSIEAYNQPHLRGLIIEHLFLQQHSPFYAKMVASDESGSIGYDNDNFEFEFEPEQPLEPQEESSQDDSHHSMGNNTKQNSIFSLTLDEIQCKSGRNFGSMNMDEFLANIWSVEEENQTQQQPSQCDQDASDKDTTINPSTLSRQGSFSIPIPLCKKTVDEVWSEIERSRPQHHDPDNNISDSVPPQRQQTIGEITLEDFLVKAGVVQESPSKSKPPPLKKMESTLIQQQCGDTNMGNEISICLDASFGIGRQLFGSGFFNLQNDVPSNLSGNGYAIGATYPMLGRQSKVIVGEPSCVSAIEKCHSLPESSSGGGAKNKKRIIDGPPEVVVERRQRRMIKNRESAARSRARKQAYTVELEAELNQLKEENTKLKQNVAESEQKRKQEVTNIRGYLRFWSP
- the LOC18774616 gene encoding ABSCISIC ACID-INSENSITIVE 5-like protein 1 isoform X1; the protein is MLFIGCSLLHFLLPSSIEAYNQPHLRGLIIEHLFLQQHSPFYAKMVASDESGSIGYDNDNFEFEFEPEQPLEPQEESSQDDSHHSMGNNTKQNSIFSLTLDEIQCKSGRNFGSMNMDEFLANIWSVEEENQTQQQPSQCDQDASDKDTTINPSTLSRQGSFSIPIPLCKKTVDEVWSEIERSRPQHHDPDNNISDSVPPQRQQTIGEITLEDFLVKAGVVQESPSKSKPPPLKKMESTLIQQQCGDTNMGNEISICLDASFGIGRQLFGSGFFNLQNDVPSNLSGNGYAIGATYPMLGRQSKVIVGEPSCVSAIEKCHSLPESSSGGGAKNKKRIIDGPPEVVVERRQRRMIKNRESAARSRARKQAYTVELEAELNQLKEENTKLKQNVAESEQKRKQELLGKKQPTRAQKLAEKLRTMRRAVSLAW
- the LOC18774616 gene encoding ABSCISIC ACID-INSENSITIVE 5-like protein 1 isoform X3, with translation MVASDESGSIGYDNDNFEFEFEPEQPLEPQEESSQDDSHHSMGNNTKQNSIFSLTLDEIQCKSGRNFGSMNMDEFLANIWSVEEENQTQQQPSQCDQDASDKDTTINPSTLSRQGSFSIPIPLCKKTVDEVWSEIERSRPQHHDPDNNISDSVPPQRQQTIGEITLEDFLVKAGVVQESPSKSKPPPLKKMESTLIQQQCGDTNMGNEISICLDASFGIGRQLFGSGFFNLQNDVPSNLSGNGYAIGATYPMLGRQSKVIVGEPSCVSAIEKCHSLPESSSGGGAKNKKRIIDGPPEVVVERRQRRMIKNRESAARSRARKQAYTVELEAELNQLKEENTKLKQNVAESEQKRKQEVTNIRGYLRFWSP